The window AATCGCTGGGTTTGACCATAATCAGGATATGGGCGAGTTCCACCTTACCCGGAACTTGGGCGATGGAATCTTTATTTTCGTTGTAAAACCTTTCGGCTTCAGTTGGCGAGACATAAATATTGGTGAGCCCTGACTTTTCCAAAAGCCGGCGGGCAAGGAGGTTGCGCCGGACCTCTTCGGCAATGCGGTCTTTGAGCATCCGTTCGCTCAACCCCTCCTCCTGGAGCGCCTCTTGAAACTCCTCTTCAGATTCAAACCGCTGCCTGATGTTTGTGATGTTCTCCTGAACCGCGGCTTGCACCTCCTCGCGGCTGACATCAATGGACTCCCTCTCTGCCTGTTCGTTCAGGAGCGCCTCGTCAATTAGTCGGCGCAAAGCCTCCTGACGCAAAATGGAGTCCGGGCTTAAGGTGTCGTTGGTTACAAGGCGGATATAGGTTAATAGTTGCTGCACCTCACTTTCTAAAACCACCCTTGTGCCGATAATGGCGGCGATGCTGTCAGCACTCCCGGCAAAAGAGGCACCAAAGGGATAAATAGTGACCAATAACCAAAGTATGATTGGTTTTTTGTAGTTCATAGAATTAATAACCAGAGGACATTTTCTTCCTATCGGGTATATTCTTCAGGGGAAAGCACCACCTTTGCCTTTTCCTTCAGGCTCGTGAGGAGGCTGTCCATTACCTGGCGTCGCCGCTGTTCCTTAAGTGCCTCCCCGATATAATATTGGGTTGCCTGATTAAGCGCGGGGTTATCGGTAAGGACCCTTTTTTCTAAGACCTTGACGATTTGATAGCCGACAAGGGTGGGAATGACGGGTGAGATCTCTCCCGGTTTAAGGTTAAAAACCGCCTCTTCATCAGCCAAGCCCCAGCCAAATGACATGCCCACCCCCCGGGTAGGGTACCCGGGAACGGTAATATAGGATGTGTCAAGCGACCTTTCCCGGGCAAGTTTGGCGAAGTCGGCACCAGCGAGGAGTTCTGAGCGGGTCTGTTCCGCAATGACAGAATCGGCGATGACCATCAGCATCATTTTTAAACCGAGTCCAAAATCGTCCCGGTGTTTCTGGAAGTATTCAAGAATCTCGCCTGAAGTGGGTTCCGCGGTTTCAGCAATCCGGGAGGTTAATTCTGATGCCAGATACAGCCTTTCATTCCAGGCAAGTCCAGAAATGACTTTCTCATCCTTCAAAAATCCCCGGCGGATCGCCTCTTGGGCGAGGAGGTTGACCGCTACCATTCGGTCCAATATCTTCGGGAGATTGGCGGCTG of the candidate division WOR-3 bacterium genome contains:
- a CDS encoding peptidyl-prolyl cis-trans isomerase, which codes for MKHFTLILTFLTITLITGCQKSPSGLRAPQGKVIGTVNQDRITVPEVNYAAEQLRVEVTAANLPKILDRMVAVNLLAQEAIRRGFLKDEKVISGLAWNERLYLASELTSRIAETAEPTSGEILEYFQKHRDDFGLGLKMMLMVIADSVIAEQTRSELLAGADFAKLARERSLDTSYITVPGYPTRGVGMSFGWGLADEEAVFNLKPGEISPVIPTLVGYQIVKVLEKRVLTDNPALNQATQYYIGEALKEQRRRQVMDSLLTSLKEKAKVVLSPEEYTR